In the genome of Desulfofarcimen acetoxidans DSM 771, one region contains:
- a CDS encoding glutamate-5-semialdehyde dehydrogenase: protein MRIKEIAAAAKKASIKLAAAETELKNKALQEIAINLGNCKDKIIVANKADLERSEKEGLALPLLKRLRFDESKIQDVIEGIQSLINLPDPVGQTLDSTEMDGGLELYKVSCPIGVIGVIFESRPDALVQISTLCLKSGNSVLLKGGSEARETNKTLAEIIVEAAEKAGLPPGWLQLLETRTDVNDMLKLDQYIDLIIPRGSNDFVRYIMDNSRIAVLGHADGICHCYVHKNADLDLAVKVVVDSKTQYAAACNTTETLLVDKEIAPQFLPLVKEALEEKHVELVGCSKTLSVIDITPASEEDWKTEYLDYKLSIRIVEQLDEAVEHINTYGSGHTDAIITENKNAVAAFMSLVDSGSVFWNCSTRFSDGFRYGLGAEVGISTNKIHARGPVGLEGLLIYKYLLAGSGQTVEEYANRVKRFTHKKLHKNFNL from the coding sequence ATGAGAATTAAAGAGATAGCGGCTGCCGCAAAAAAAGCTTCCATTAAGTTGGCTGCAGCGGAAACTGAATTAAAGAACAAGGCCCTTCAAGAAATAGCAATAAACCTGGGCAATTGTAAGGACAAAATAATTGTGGCCAATAAAGCCGATCTGGAAAGAAGTGAAAAAGAAGGCCTGGCATTACCTCTTCTAAAAAGACTAAGATTTGATGAAAGCAAAATTCAGGACGTGATTGAGGGGATACAAAGCCTGATCAATTTACCCGATCCTGTCGGCCAAACTTTAGACTCCACTGAAATGGACGGAGGCCTGGAACTCTACAAGGTCAGCTGCCCAATTGGCGTAATAGGTGTTATTTTCGAATCACGCCCGGATGCCCTGGTGCAGATTTCCACTTTATGTTTAAAAAGCGGTAACAGTGTGCTGCTAAAAGGTGGCAGCGAAGCCAGAGAAACCAACAAAACTCTAGCTGAGATTATAGTAGAAGCAGCGGAAAAAGCCGGTCTTCCGCCAGGTTGGTTGCAGTTACTGGAAACCAGGACTGATGTCAACGATATGCTTAAGCTAGATCAATATATAGATCTTATTATTCCCCGCGGGTCTAACGATTTTGTCAGATACATTATGGACAACTCCAGAATAGCTGTGCTGGGCCATGCTGACGGTATCTGTCACTGCTACGTGCATAAAAATGCCGATTTAGATCTGGCTGTCAAGGTGGTTGTTGATTCCAAAACCCAGTATGCGGCAGCCTGCAATACAACCGAAACTCTGCTCGTTGATAAGGAAATAGCCCCGCAATTCCTGCCTCTGGTCAAAGAAGCATTGGAGGAAAAACATGTAGAACTTGTCGGTTGCTCAAAGACTCTGTCCGTCATTGATATAACTCCCGCCTCAGAGGAAGACTGGAAGACTGAGTACTTGGACTATAAGCTATCTATTAGAATAGTGGAGCAGCTGGACGAAGCAGTTGAGCACATCAACACCTATGGTTCGGGACATACCGATGCAATCATTACCGAAAACAAAAATGCTGTGGCTGCATTTATGAGCCTGGTAGATTCAGGAAGTGTTTTCTGGAACTGTTCAACACGTTTCAGTGACGGTTTTCGTTACGGCCTGGGGGCTGAGGTCGGCATCAGCACCAATAAAATACATGCAAGGGGACCTGTAGGCTTGGAAGGCTTATTAATATATAAATACTTGTTGGCTGGCAGCGGCCAGACAGTGGAGGAATACGCCAATCGCGTTAAGAGGTTTACTCATAAAAAGCTGCACAAAAATTTCAACCTATAA
- a CDS encoding class I SAM-dependent methyltransferase: MFKWNAGDYSRSSSEQEKWATELIAKLKLRGDERILDIGCGDGKVTAAIARLLTEGSVLGIDSSPEMIFFACQTRGCDTNKNLSFLKIDARELDFQPEFDVVFSNAALHWTTEHLKVLQGIKKCLRPFGKVLLQMGGRGNTEAMLTVVSTIMGKSKWSEYFTNFSFKYGFYGPEEYLAWLEMAGLNAIRVELIPKDMVHGGEEGLAAWFRTTWLPYIQAVPQHLQEEFIYEAVKTYIGKYPLDTQGRAHVQMMRLEVEAQNIQ, from the coding sequence ATGTTTAAGTGGAATGCAGGGGATTACAGCAGAAGCTCATCCGAACAAGAAAAATGGGCAACGGAATTAATTGCAAAACTTAAATTAAGGGGCGATGAAAGGATTTTGGATATTGGCTGCGGTGACGGTAAAGTCACAGCGGCCATAGCCCGACTACTCACAGAGGGCTCCGTCCTGGGCATAGACAGTTCTCCGGAAATGATTTTTTTCGCCTGTCAGACAAGAGGGTGTGATACAAATAAGAATCTCTCATTTCTGAAGATAGATGCCAGAGAGCTGGACTTTCAGCCTGAATTTGATGTTGTATTTTCTAATGCAGCTCTTCACTGGACAACGGAGCATTTGAAGGTTTTGCAAGGAATCAAAAAGTGTTTGCGGCCATTTGGAAAAGTATTGCTGCAAATGGGAGGCAGGGGTAATACTGAGGCCATGCTGACAGTTGTTTCAACAATTATGGGCAAGTCAAAATGGAGCGAGTATTTTACCAATTTCTCATTTAAATACGGTTTTTATGGCCCCGAAGAATATCTGGCCTGGCTGGAAATGGCCGGTCTTAATGCAATTAGAGTAGAGCTGATTCCCAAGGATATGGTACACGGGGGGGAAGAGGGTTTGGCGGCCTGGTTCAGGACTACCTGGCTTCCTTATATTCAGGCAGTACCGCAGCACTTGCAGGAAGAGTTTATATATGAAGCGGTAAAGACATATATAGGTAAATATCCGCTAGATACACAGGGCCGGGCTCATGTGCAAATGATGCGGCTGGAAGTTGAGGCGCAGAATATTCAATAG
- a CDS encoding carbohydrate deacetylase, translating into MKLIVNADDFGYSRGVNEGIVKAIEEGIVRSTTLMVNQEGTEHALCLLKNSTLRAAGIHLCITHGQPVAGLEKVASLVDSTGNFKNPTDIYNEGIDKKEVLNEFEAQIMKVKDMGIRITHLDTHHHIHSHPLVLEAFIETAIKYRLPARSINQEMKNLFQSINIPTPDYFCGEWFGEAVSPESFRQFISSAQNQAVGIMELMCHPGTVDQTLAENSSYIDGRRKELNILCQSSTREFLNTNNIQLCGYDFLMSGQ; encoded by the coding sequence ATGAAGCTGATCGTTAACGCTGATGATTTTGGTTACAGCAGGGGTGTTAATGAAGGTATTGTAAAGGCTATTGAAGAGGGTATTGTCCGAAGCACTACACTGATGGTTAACCAGGAAGGCACAGAGCACGCTCTGTGCCTGTTAAAAAATAGCACTTTGCGGGCTGCCGGCATACACCTTTGTATTACCCACGGGCAACCGGTTGCCGGTCTGGAAAAGGTTGCCTCCCTGGTAGACAGCACCGGTAATTTTAAAAATCCGACAGATATTTATAACGAGGGTATAGACAAGAAAGAAGTTCTCAATGAGTTTGAAGCACAAATAATGAAGGTCAAAGACATGGGCATAAGAATCACGCACTTGGACACGCACCATCATATCCACTCTCACCCGCTTGTCTTGGAAGCGTTTATTGAAACAGCAATAAAATATAGATTACCGGCACGCAGCATCAACCAGGAGATGAAAAACCTTTTTCAATCTATAAATATACCCACACCTGACTATTTTTGCGGAGAATGGTTTGGTGAAGCGGTATCTCCGGAATCTTTCCGGCAATTTATCAGCAGTGCCCAAAACCAGGCTGTTGGTATTATGGAACTTATGTGCCATCCAGGTACAGTAGATCAGACACTTGCTGAAAACAGCAGTTACATTGACGGACGGCGGAAGGAATTGAACATCCTCTGCCAGAGCAGCACCAGGGAGTTTCTGAATACAAATAATATTCAACTTTGCGGGTATGATTTTTTAATGAGTGGACAATAA
- the clpB gene encoding ATP-dependent chaperone ClpB — translation MDMNRFTKKSAEALSAAQQFTASRHHQEITGKHLLAVLLTQEEGMIPRILEHAGVSTDLLSTKIEENLKKIPVIRGYDGTLHMGTGLARAIARAEKEARDMKDDYVSVEHLLLGLLYEGEQDTKEVLRQVGLTLDALLKSLREVRGNQRVTSDSPEDTYEALERYGRDITKLAREGKLDPVIGRDNEIRRLMEILSRRTKNNPVLIGEPGVGKTAIAEGLARRIVTGDIPEGLKDKILIELDMGALVAGAKYRGEFEERLKAVLKEVQNSQGRIIMFIDELHTVVGAGAAEGAMDAGNLLKPMLARGELRTIGSTTLDEYRKHIEKDAALERRFQPVIVNPPSIEDTISILRGLKERYEIHHGVRIKDSALVEAAVLSDRYISDRFLPDKAIDLMDEAAAKLRTEIDSMPTDLDKITRRIMQLEVEEAALSKEKDQVSQERLEKLKEQLANLHSESDSMKAQWQVEKQGISRLQQIKKEIEETKQEIERAEREYDLNRLAELKYGRLNELERRLKSEEELLSGKQKYGMLLKEEVDEEDIASVVSRWTGIPVSKLMEGEKEKLIHLDEELHKRVIGQDEAVRAVADAVLRARAGIKDPNRPIGSFIFLGPTGVGKTELARSLAQALFDDEKNIIRLDMSEYMEKHTVSRLIGAPPGYVGYDEGGQLTEAIRRKPYSVILLDEIEKAHHDVFNVLLQLLDDGRLTDGQGRTVNFQNSVVIMTSNLGSQEILNHQDQGGDYEQMKSGVLGILRQHFRPEFLNRVDEVVVFHALNQPQVRKIAAILLEKLAERINAGSGIKLEWSDDALNYLANKGYEPVYGARPLKRLIQQEVETPFSRMLVKGEIVPNQIVLLTIKEGELNFKIKS, via the coding sequence ATGGATATGAACCGTTTTACTAAAAAATCCGCTGAGGCATTGTCCGCAGCTCAACAATTTACGGCTTCCAGGCATCACCAGGAAATAACCGGTAAGCACTTGTTAGCCGTTTTGCTAACCCAGGAAGAAGGAATGATTCCCCGAATCCTGGAACATGCCGGAGTAAGCACCGATCTTTTGTCTACTAAAATAGAAGAAAATTTAAAAAAAATCCCCGTGATCAGGGGTTATGACGGAACGCTGCACATGGGCACGGGCTTGGCCCGTGCCATAGCCAGGGCTGAAAAAGAAGCCAGGGATATGAAAGACGATTATGTAAGTGTGGAGCACCTGCTGTTAGGCCTGTTGTATGAAGGAGAACAGGATACGAAAGAGGTGCTCAGGCAGGTAGGCCTGACACTTGACGCGCTGTTAAAATCCCTGCGCGAAGTGAGGGGCAACCAGCGTGTAACCAGCGATAGCCCTGAGGACACCTATGAAGCGCTGGAACGCTATGGTCGCGATATTACCAAACTGGCCCGTGAAGGCAAACTAGATCCGGTTATCGGAAGGGATAACGAAATAAGACGCCTTATGGAAATTCTATCTCGCCGCACCAAGAACAACCCTGTGCTCATCGGTGAACCGGGAGTCGGTAAAACCGCCATTGCAGAGGGCCTGGCCCGGCGTATTGTAACCGGTGACATTCCAGAGGGGTTAAAGGATAAGATACTTATAGAATTGGATATGGGTGCTTTAGTGGCCGGTGCCAAGTACCGGGGCGAGTTTGAAGAACGTCTTAAGGCCGTGCTAAAAGAAGTTCAGAACTCGCAGGGCAGAATCATCATGTTCATAGATGAACTGCATACAGTAGTCGGAGCGGGAGCGGCTGAAGGGGCAATGGACGCAGGCAACCTGTTAAAGCCCATGCTGGCCCGCGGAGAGCTGCGTACTATCGGATCCACTACGCTGGACGAATACAGAAAACATATAGAAAAAGATGCCGCTTTGGAAAGGCGTTTCCAACCGGTTATAGTTAACCCTCCTTCTATTGAAGATACTATTTCTATTTTAAGGGGTTTAAAAGAACGCTATGAAATACACCATGGTGTGCGTATAAAGGACAGCGCGCTGGTTGAGGCGGCAGTGCTCTCGGATCGCTACATTTCAGACCGTTTCCTGCCGGATAAAGCAATTGACTTAATGGACGAGGCAGCGGCCAAATTGCGTACTGAAATCGACAGTATGCCTACCGACCTGGATAAAATCACCCGCCGCATCATGCAGCTGGAGGTTGAAGAAGCAGCTCTGAGCAAAGAAAAAGATCAGGTTTCACAGGAGCGATTGGAAAAACTAAAAGAGCAGCTGGCCAACCTGCACAGCGAGTCTGACTCCATGAAAGCCCAATGGCAGGTAGAAAAGCAGGGTATTTCCCGCCTGCAGCAGATTAAAAAGGAAATAGAAGAAACTAAACAGGAAATAGAAAGAGCAGAGCGGGAATATGACTTAAACCGCCTGGCAGAGCTGAAATACGGACGTTTAAATGAGCTGGAGCGCCGGCTTAAATCAGAAGAGGAACTGTTGTCAGGAAAACAAAAATACGGCATGCTTCTGAAAGAAGAAGTGGATGAAGAAGATATAGCCAGTGTTGTCAGCCGGTGGACCGGTATTCCGGTCAGTAAGCTGATGGAAGGGGAAAAAGAAAAGCTGATTCACCTGGATGAAGAACTGCATAAAAGAGTTATCGGTCAGGACGAGGCTGTGCGCGCGGTGGCAGACGCAGTGCTGAGGGCCAGAGCGGGCATTAAAGATCCCAACCGTCCTATCGGCAGCTTCATTTTCCTGGGACCTACCGGTGTGGGCAAAACAGAACTGGCCAGGTCTCTGGCACAGGCTCTCTTTGATGATGAGAAAAATATTATCAGGCTGGATATGTCCGAGTATATGGAAAAGCACACTGTTTCACGCTTGATAGGCGCTCCTCCCGGCTATGTCGGCTATGATGAAGGCGGTCAACTGACTGAAGCAATACGCCGCAAACCCTACTCGGTAATCCTGTTGGATGAAATAGAAAAGGCACACCACGATGTTTTTAATGTTTTGCTTCAGTTGCTGGATGACGGTCGCCTGACTGACGGTCAGGGAAGAACCGTTAATTTTCAAAACTCCGTGGTGATCATGACCTCCAACCTGGGTAGTCAGGAAATCCTCAACCACCAGGATCAAGGCGGCGACTATGAGCAGATGAAATCCGGAGTACTGGGCATTTTACGCCAGCATTTTCGCCCGGAGTTTCTCAACCGGGTTGATGAAGTTGTGGTCTTCCACGCCCTCAACCAGCCTCAGGTGAGAAAAATTGCCGCGATATTATTGGAGAAACTGGCTGAGCGTATTAATGCAGGCAGCGGTATCAAATTGGAATGGAGCGATGATGCTTTAAATTACCTTGCCAATAAGGGTTATGAGCCGGTTTACGGGGCAAGACCCTTAAAGCGCTTAATTCAGCAGGAAGTGGAGACTCCGTTCAGCCGTATGCTGGTAAAAGGAGAGATTGTACCCAATCAAATTGTACTGTTAACGATTAAAGAAGGAGAACTGAATTTTAAGATTAAGTCTTAA
- a CDS encoding chaperone modulator CbpM produces MTKYYLQVYYHTPSTSEEEVWVDVNTLGLHPDTAQQLADLGIIEIRQGYISARQVKRLQKLLRLRSNLGVNLPGAAIILNLLEQVERLQEEVEQLKRR; encoded by the coding sequence GTGACAAAATATTACTTGCAAGTTTACTATCACACCCCATCAACCAGTGAGGAAGAAGTCTGGGTTGATGTGAACACTTTGGGTTTGCATCCCGATACCGCACAACAGCTGGCTGACCTGGGTATTATAGAAATCAGGCAAGGGTATATCTCCGCACGCCAGGTAAAAAGGCTGCAAAAATTACTGCGGCTGCGCAGCAATTTAGGGGTTAACCTGCCGGGAGCGGCAATAATTTTAAATTTACTGGAACAAGTGGAAAGACTACAGGAAGAAGTTGAACAGTTAAAAAGGAGGTGA
- the dnaK gene encoding molecular chaperone DnaK: protein MAKTVGIDLGTTNSVVAVMEGGKPAVIVNAEGARTTPSVVAYKEDGERLVGQVARRQSVLNPENTLYSVKRFIGRRFSEVAEERQLLPYKTVAGANDTVKFDIRGKLYSPEEVSAMVLRKLADDAAKYLGEKVTDAVITVPAYFNDAQRQATKDAGKIAGLNVLRIINEPTAAALAYGLDKKTNQTILVFDLGGGTFDVSILDVGDGVFEVKATNGDTHLGGDNFDKVLVDWMAEEFKKDNGIDLRKDKQALQRLSEAAEKAKMELSTTMETQINLPFITADASGPRHLDMKLTRAKFDDITHHLVERCRGPVMAALSDAKLTEKDIDEVILVGGSTRIPAVQKMVRQLTGGKEPHQGVNPDEVVAVGAAIQGGVLAGEVKDVLLLDVTPLSLGVETLGGVMSRIVERNTTIPVRRSQVFSTAEDNQPAVDIHVLQGEREMARDNRSLGQFKLDGIPMAPRGIPQIEVTFDIDANGILKVSAKDNGTGKEQTITISGSTSLDQSEIDRMVREAEANSVEDKKRKQEVEARNEADTLAYQADRQLKDLGDKVPVHEKARIEELLSDLKTALKENAPVDRIRALQSDLQQAVYALSQAAYQQQGEAGGCSGGNCGGGHRNDSGVVDAEFEEK from the coding sequence ATGGCTAAAACTGTAGGTATTGACTTGGGTACTACTAATTCAGTTGTTGCGGTTATGGAAGGCGGTAAGCCGGCAGTCATTGTAAATGCGGAAGGAGCCCGTACTACACCCTCGGTGGTGGCATATAAAGAGGACGGGGAAAGGTTGGTAGGGCAGGTTGCCAGACGGCAGTCTGTATTGAACCCGGAGAATACTTTATATTCTGTAAAACGTTTTATCGGTCGCCGTTTTTCTGAAGTGGCCGAGGAAAGACAATTGCTGCCTTATAAAACAGTTGCAGGGGCCAATGATACAGTAAAATTTGATATTCGCGGTAAATTGTACTCTCCTGAAGAAGTATCCGCTATGGTTTTACGCAAACTGGCAGATGATGCCGCCAAGTATTTGGGTGAAAAAGTAACTGATGCTGTTATCACTGTACCTGCATATTTTAATGATGCCCAGCGCCAGGCTACCAAAGATGCGGGCAAGATTGCCGGTTTAAATGTATTGCGGATTATTAACGAGCCTACTGCCGCGGCCCTGGCTTATGGCCTGGATAAAAAAACAAACCAGACTATCCTGGTCTTTGACCTGGGTGGCGGTACTTTTGACGTATCCATACTGGACGTGGGTGATGGTGTGTTTGAGGTTAAAGCTACCAACGGTGATACTCACCTGGGTGGCGATAATTTTGACAAAGTGCTGGTAGACTGGATGGCAGAAGAGTTTAAAAAGGATAACGGGATCGATTTGAGAAAAGATAAGCAGGCTTTGCAGCGTTTGAGCGAGGCGGCGGAGAAGGCCAAAATGGAGCTTTCCACTACTATGGAAACTCAGATTAACCTGCCTTTTATTACGGCTGATGCTTCCGGTCCCAGACACTTGGATATGAAATTAACCAGAGCTAAATTTGATGATATTACCCACCATCTGGTTGAACGCTGCCGCGGCCCGGTAATGGCAGCACTGTCTGATGCCAAACTGACGGAAAAAGACATTGATGAAGTAATTCTGGTAGGTGGTTCTACCCGTATCCCGGCTGTGCAGAAAATGGTGCGCCAGTTGACAGGTGGCAAAGAACCGCATCAGGGGGTAAACCCGGATGAAGTAGTGGCAGTGGGAGCGGCTATTCAGGGCGGTGTATTGGCCGGTGAGGTAAAAGATGTACTGCTTTTGGATGTAACTCCTCTGTCCCTGGGAGTGGAAACTCTGGGCGGGGTTATGTCAAGAATTGTAGAGCGAAATACTACTATCCCGGTTAGACGCAGCCAGGTATTCAGCACGGCGGAAGACAATCAACCGGCAGTTGATATTCATGTACTGCAGGGTGAGAGAGAAATGGCCCGTGACAACCGCTCGCTCGGCCAGTTCAAGCTTGACGGAATTCCTATGGCTCCCAGGGGGATACCGCAAATTGAGGTAACCTTTGATATTGATGCTAACGGTATTTTGAAAGTCAGCGCTAAAGATAACGGAACCGGAAAAGAGCAAACAATAACCATCAGCGGTTCCACCAGCTTGGATCAGTCGGAAATTGACCGTATGGTGAGAGAAGCCGAGGCCAACTCAGTTGAAGATAAAAAACGCAAGCAGGAAGTAGAAGCGCGCAATGAGGCAGATACTTTGGCCTACCAGGCAGACAGACAGCTGAAAGATTTGGGAGATAAAGTTCCGGTACACGAGAAAGCACGTATAGAAGAATTGCTGAGCGATTTAAAGACTGCACTGAAAGAAAATGCACCGGTTGACCGTATTAGAGCCCTGCAGAGTGATTTGCAGCAGGCTGTCTATGCCTTATCACAAGCAGCTTATCAACAGCAGGGTGAAGCAGGTGGCTGCAGCGGCGGCAACTGCGGTGGCGGGCACCGGAATGACAGCGGTGTGGTGGATGCGGAATTTGAAGAAAAATAA
- a CDS encoding DnaJ C-terminal domain-containing protein, with product MSVAFQDYYETLGVKRDAADKEIKSAYRKLARKWHPDLNSGKEKEAAEEKFKQINEAYEVLSDPEKRSKYDMLGANWRSGQDFRPPPDMDGFHFYTNANGGEGGFSDFFEMLFGGGGSPFGRGARATRRGPTRGQDVESEIELSLEDAYRGGEKSLQLAQREACPTCGGTGYAQDTFCNRCGGTGVKSGTKTLAVKIPPGMQDGSRIRLKGQGSEGIQGGPRGDLYLKVKLAEHPLFKLVGNDLETEITVRPEQAVLGDKVSVPTLDGQVTMKIPASARSGMRLRLRGKGWPVKEGRGDQYVRIKIDIPGRLSEEEEALYRQLAALRKGV from the coding sequence ATGAGTGTTGCTTTTCAAGATTATTATGAAACTTTAGGCGTAAAAAGGGATGCTGCTGATAAAGAAATAAAATCAGCCTATCGCAAGCTGGCCCGCAAATGGCACCCGGATTTAAACAGCGGCAAAGAAAAAGAAGCGGCTGAAGAGAAGTTTAAGCAGATTAATGAAGCGTACGAAGTCTTAAGTGACCCGGAAAAGCGCAGCAAATACGACATGTTGGGAGCTAATTGGCGCAGCGGGCAGGATTTCAGACCTCCGCCGGATATGGACGGTTTTCATTTTTATACCAATGCAAATGGTGGCGAGGGGGGCTTTAGCGACTTTTTTGAAATGCTTTTCGGAGGCGGTGGTTCCCCGTTCGGTCGAGGTGCCAGAGCAACCAGGCGTGGCCCGACGCGCGGTCAGGATGTGGAGAGTGAGATTGAACTGTCACTGGAGGATGCCTACAGAGGCGGGGAAAAATCCTTACAGCTGGCACAGCGGGAAGCCTGTCCGACCTGCGGCGGCACCGGTTATGCCCAGGATACTTTTTGCAATCGCTGCGGCGGCACGGGTGTTAAGTCCGGCACTAAAACTCTGGCCGTAAAAATACCGCCGGGCATGCAGGACGGCAGCCGCATTCGTTTAAAAGGCCAGGGCAGTGAAGGTATACAGGGCGGGCCCAGGGGTGACCTGTATCTCAAAGTGAAACTGGCGGAGCATCCCTTGTTTAAACTGGTAGGTAATGATCTGGAAACTGAGATTACTGTTCGGCCGGAACAGGCTGTATTGGGTGACAAAGTAAGTGTTCCCACTTTGGACGGTCAGGTAACCATGAAGATTCCGGCCTCAGCCAGGTCAGGCATGAGATTGCGGCTGCGGGGCAAAGGCTGGCCTGTTAAAGAGGGCCGGGGTGACCAGTATGTGAGGATTAAAATAGATATACCGGGGCGACTTTCTGAGGAAGAAGAGGCACTCTACCGGCAATTAGCCGCGTTAAGGAAAGGGGTGTAA
- a CDS encoding flavodoxin family protein, producing MKIIGINGSHRKGKNTAIMLHAVLDEAAALGAETELLELTDYNIKFCVSCNKCLGKPQCSITDDDNTLVGEKLLQADGIVLGSPVYWANVTALMKNFMDRTRWLHMCKNMLAGKVGAAVTIAGLRNGGQEAALRIMEHFLTVQGLYVVDSRNQSAPIMSGGVNGTLFADIKDGKTVWRRSVSEDELTMSDCRQLGRNMVNAINSLLK from the coding sequence ATGAAAATTATCGGCATTAACGGAAGTCACCGCAAAGGGAAGAATACTGCTATTATGCTTCATGCTGTACTGGATGAAGCCGCAGCTCTCGGTGCAGAAACAGAATTACTGGAACTAACTGATTATAATATTAAATTCTGTGTCTCCTGCAATAAGTGCCTCGGTAAACCCCAATGTTCTATTACCGATGACGACAACACGCTTGTCGGTGAAAAATTGCTTCAGGCAGATGGTATCGTATTGGGATCACCTGTTTACTGGGCTAACGTTACCGCTCTTATGAAAAACTTTATGGATCGCACCCGTTGGCTGCATATGTGCAAAAATATGCTGGCCGGCAAGGTCGGGGCAGCCGTAACTATAGCGGGCCTGCGCAACGGTGGCCAGGAAGCAGCTCTCCGCATCATGGAGCACTTTCTTACCGTCCAGGGCCTTTATGTTGTAGACTCCCGCAACCAGTCAGCGCCCATTATGTCAGGCGGTGTAAATGGCACACTTTTTGCCGATATCAAAGACGGAAAAACTGTCTGGCGCAGGAGCGTGTCAGAGGATGAACTGACTATGTCAGATTGCCGCCAGTTAGGTCGTAATATGGTAAATGCAATAAATTCTCTGCTCAAATAG
- a CDS encoding arsenate reductase family protein, with product MALTFYCYSKUSTCKKAKAWLNGKGITYQEKDIVASPPQAEEIKDLVALSGKELKKLLNTSGKSYRELGKEAVAAMTEEQLLQAMQADGKLIKRPLLSDGQRLLIGFNEAKYEEFLKTIV from the coding sequence ATGGCCTTAACCTTTTATTGTTATTCTAAATGAAGCACCTGTAAAAAAGCCAAGGCTTGGCTAAACGGTAAAGGTATTACATACCAGGAAAAGGATATTGTGGCATCTCCGCCCCAAGCGGAAGAGATTAAAGACCTGGTTGCGCTAAGCGGTAAAGAATTAAAGAAACTGCTCAATACCAGCGGCAAATCCTACCGTGAGCTGGGCAAAGAAGCAGTGGCAGCTATGACGGAAGAGCAGTTGCTGCAGGCTATGCAGGCAGACGGAAAACTAATTAAAAGACCTCTTCTTTCTGATGGCCAAAGATTGCTGATCGGGTTTAACGAAGCTAAATATGAGGAATTTTTAAAAACCATAGTATAA
- a CDS encoding nucleotide exchange factor GrpE: MKRSPEKPLELQAAELQHELEEEKNRHLRTLADFDNYRKRMERERDSISLSGKKQVIKDLLPALDNLERAMGQVQEDSVKQGLVMVRQQFFDILKQHGLELIECKGQIFNPAEHEGVGFIEDEHCPPGHVAEELLSGYRLGQELLRPAAVRVAKGR; the protein is encoded by the coding sequence ATGAAAAGAAGTCCGGAAAAACCGTTAGAATTGCAAGCAGCGGAATTGCAGCATGAATTGGAAGAAGAAAAAAACCGCCATTTGCGAACACTGGCGGATTTTGATAACTACCGAAAAAGAATGGAAAGGGAAAGGGATAGCATATCCTTAAGCGGCAAAAAACAGGTTATAAAAGACCTCCTGCCTGCCTTGGATAACCTGGAAAGGGCTATGGGACAAGTACAGGAGGATTCTGTCAAGCAGGGTTTAGTGATGGTTCGCCAGCAGTTTTTCGATATACTCAAGCAGCACGGGTTGGAGTTGATCGAATGTAAGGGCCAAATCTTTAACCCGGCTGAGCATGAGGGAGTCGGCTTTATAGAAGATGAGCATTGCCCGCCCGGGCATGTTGCAGAAGAATTGCTCAGCGGTTACCGTTTAGGACAGGAATTGCTTCGTCCGGCTGCGGTCCGTGTAGCGAAAGGCAGGTGA